Proteins from a single region of Belliella baltica DSM 15883:
- a CDS encoding ATP-binding protein: MAYQRSEKTTLLKRLKDEPRRFIQVIYGPRQVGKTTMVRQISAELDYPHLLVAADAVPAGDGVWIAQQWELARIEQAKQSDKPFLLVIDEVQKIDNWSEQVKSEWDRDASLGIDVRVVLLGSSRLMLQQGLTESLAGRFEATYLGHWSYGEMKAAFGLTAEEFVWLGGYPGAITLKDDEDRWKSYIRDSLLETSISKDILMLTRVDKPALMKRLFELGSVYSGQVLSFTKIMGQLSDAGNTTTLANYVELLNEAGLLGGLEKFSPNMVRKRSSSPKFIVHNTAIMSGISNESFDTLMENPKTWGRWVESAVGAHLVNQSFKDKYLTIHYWRQGNDEVDYVIEYKKKVIALEVKSAKTGKLSGLNAFDKKFKPQKSLLIGSGGIPWQEFLEMDVVSLFK; encoded by the coding sequence ATGGCTTATCAAAGATCTGAAAAAACTACTCTTCTTAAGAGATTGAAGGATGAACCGAGACGCTTCATACAGGTGATTTATGGGCCTCGTCAAGTTGGGAAAACTACCATGGTTAGACAAATTTCAGCAGAGCTTGACTATCCACATTTGCTTGTAGCTGCAGATGCAGTTCCTGCTGGAGATGGAGTTTGGATAGCTCAGCAATGGGAGTTGGCAAGGATTGAGCAAGCAAAGCAATCGGACAAGCCTTTTTTACTCGTGATTGATGAGGTGCAAAAGATAGATAATTGGAGTGAACAGGTGAAATCTGAGTGGGATAGAGATGCTTCGTTAGGAATAGATGTCAGAGTGGTACTGCTTGGATCCTCGAGGTTGATGCTTCAACAGGGTTTGACAGAATCTTTGGCAGGTAGATTTGAGGCAACCTATCTAGGGCATTGGTCTTATGGAGAGATGAAAGCAGCTTTCGGTTTGACTGCAGAAGAATTCGTATGGTTAGGAGGTTATCCGGGAGCGATTACTTTAAAAGACGACGAGGATAGATGGAAGAGCTATATCCGGGATTCGCTGTTAGAAACCAGTATTTCCAAAGACATCCTGATGCTTACTCGAGTAGATAAGCCAGCATTGATGAAGCGCTTATTTGAATTGGGATCAGTGTATTCGGGGCAGGTGTTGAGTTTTACAAAAATCATGGGGCAGCTTAGCGACGCTGGAAATACAACTACTTTGGCCAATTATGTAGAGTTACTCAATGAAGCTGGACTTTTGGGAGGATTAGAAAAATTCAGCCCAAATATGGTGAGAAAGCGCTCTTCTAGCCCAAAATTCATCGTCCATAATACAGCCATCATGTCCGGAATCTCGAATGAGAGTTTCGACACATTAATGGAAAATCCAAAGACTTGGGGTAGATGGGTAGAGTCCGCAGTCGGTGCTCACCTTGTCAATCAATCTTTCAAGGATAAATACTTAACAATCCACTATTGGAGGCAGGGAAATGACGAAGTGGATTATGTGATAGAATATAAGAAGAAGGTAATTGCCCTTGAAGTGAAGTCTGCTAAAACAGGTAAATTATCAGGACTCAATGCCTTCGATAAAAAATTCAAACCCCAAAAATCTCTGCTGATAGGTTCAGGAGGGATTCCTTGGCAAGAGTTTTTGGAGATGGATGTTGTCTCCTTATTCAAATAA
- a CDS encoding SbcC/MukB-like Walker B domain-containing protein translates to MIPIRLEIQGLYSYKEKQIIEFDQLTAAGLFGIFGAVGSGKSSILEAVLLALYGSTERLSDRGEKNSMVNLQSEALLINFEFKAGKNNSNTYLGRYGAKRNPKNFDDVKPAEHTFYLKTGSELQPLTLRGEDILGMKKEHFKQTVIIPQGKFKEFIDLTPGPRAEMMKELFGLERFDLSYKTAGLLRIVKDEKIRLETQITSLAQYSEESLKEKETNIKQIAEQVGALEKDFQHAVQTYKKQEQIQALHQTLQSFEKEWEELDAKKEDIKEKKAVFKDFLKAKTYLKPIWDQIEDRKKEVEKFQVSIVDCERFKESYVEEICKKVEEETKLKEKANQKSERESKIRDLEKVKEVKDLELQIEEAEKEIKLIRPNLDTRTSEQKTLEVKISKLEEELDKNQIPDSNRLANLKSAVKDWENWNSNKKTLGLEIKNLELSQKQLQEEITKLQDHLPKDELSINTWIESLKNRIKTLESERDNLIQKSGLGAHVHLLEDGKPCPLCGASEHPDPLQSDPQDLSLKQKEEEIEKVKITLEDVFELSKKLSEFGFKLDSNTQQLESKLSDFQNLESQIKNLEEDLKAQSFDNVEAVRHFLQKTESAIQKADQQNRQLKDWRKKWQTEKSDLETAEQKLRILEQGLLTLHTKQNSKRSDIKDLGFCQPFFDKNALEIQQTIQRVQDDIDKTADLLNGIQKILVEIRNKQATNLANLETYRKGLIDTENKITSLKYQFEDLKKTHGFEDEEKLIQLFHHSLDADKVEIEIKNFEQRAHLVKSRIEEIQKTEGIKDFNQDAFEELKNTLEAKSKALDVIKKDFTLLDREIIESTEKLKEKKKVLETFGKLENRESNLKELEKLFKGSGFVQYVSSIYLKELCNTANIRFNKLTKNSMSLEIDENNTFYVVDYLNGGKKRLLKSLSGGQTFQASLCLALALAEKVKSLNEADQSFFFLDEGFGALDRNALRVVFETLKALRHENRVVGIISHVEELQQEIEVYAKIELDAEKGSQVRYSF, encoded by the coding sequence ATGATCCCAATTAGACTGGAAATACAAGGGCTTTATTCCTACAAGGAAAAACAGATCATCGAATTTGATCAACTGACAGCAGCTGGACTTTTTGGGATTTTTGGAGCTGTAGGAAGTGGAAAATCCTCCATATTGGAAGCTGTCTTACTTGCGCTTTACGGAAGCACTGAGCGACTTTCCGATCGTGGAGAAAAAAACAGCATGGTCAATCTTCAAAGTGAAGCGTTGCTGATCAACTTTGAATTCAAAGCTGGAAAAAACAACAGCAATACCTACCTCGGCAGATATGGTGCAAAGCGAAATCCAAAGAATTTTGATGATGTAAAACCTGCTGAGCATACCTTTTATCTTAAGACAGGATCCGAACTTCAGCCATTGACACTTCGAGGTGAGGATATTTTGGGGATGAAAAAAGAGCATTTCAAGCAAACTGTCATCATTCCTCAGGGAAAATTCAAGGAATTTATCGACCTCACACCTGGGCCGAGAGCTGAGATGATGAAGGAGTTGTTTGGTTTAGAAAGATTCGATTTGAGCTACAAAACTGCCGGACTGCTCCGAATTGTCAAAGATGAAAAAATCAGACTGGAAACACAGATTACCAGCTTAGCGCAATATTCTGAAGAAAGCTTGAAAGAAAAAGAAACCAACATCAAGCAAATTGCTGAGCAAGTTGGGGCTTTGGAAAAGGATTTTCAACATGCAGTACAGACTTACAAAAAACAGGAGCAAATTCAGGCATTGCATCAAACACTTCAAAGCTTTGAAAAAGAGTGGGAAGAGTTAGATGCTAAGAAGGAAGACATCAAAGAAAAAAAAGCTGTTTTCAAGGACTTTTTAAAAGCAAAAACTTATTTGAAACCTATATGGGATCAAATAGAAGATAGAAAAAAGGAAGTAGAAAAGTTTCAAGTAAGCATCGTTGACTGTGAGCGATTCAAAGAAAGCTATGTCGAAGAAATCTGTAAAAAGGTCGAAGAAGAAACTAAACTAAAGGAAAAGGCCAATCAAAAGTCAGAGCGAGAATCCAAAATCAGAGATCTTGAAAAGGTGAAAGAAGTCAAAGACCTTGAGCTACAAATCGAAGAAGCTGAAAAAGAGATCAAATTAATCCGTCCAAATCTTGATACAAGAACCTCAGAACAGAAAACTTTGGAAGTTAAAATCAGCAAACTAGAAGAGGAGTTGGACAAGAACCAGATTCCTGACAGCAATCGACTTGCTAATCTTAAAAGTGCTGTAAAAGATTGGGAGAACTGGAATTCAAATAAGAAAACGCTAGGACTTGAAATTAAAAATCTAGAGCTATCCCAAAAACAGCTTCAGGAAGAAATCACAAAGTTACAAGATCATTTACCCAAAGACGAATTATCAATCAATACTTGGATTGAAAGTCTGAAAAATAGAATTAAAACCCTTGAATCAGAAAGAGACAATCTGATTCAGAAAAGTGGTTTGGGTGCTCATGTACATTTGCTGGAGGATGGCAAGCCTTGTCCGCTCTGTGGAGCCTCAGAGCACCCCGACCCCTTACAATCCGATCCACAAGACCTTTCTCTAAAACAGAAAGAAGAGGAAATCGAAAAGGTTAAAATCACCTTAGAAGATGTATTTGAACTTTCCAAAAAACTGTCTGAATTCGGATTCAAGCTCGATAGCAATACCCAACAATTGGAATCAAAGCTTTCGGATTTTCAAAATCTGGAAAGTCAAATCAAAAACTTGGAAGAAGATTTAAAAGCACAAAGCTTTGATAATGTAGAAGCTGTTAGGCATTTTCTCCAAAAAACAGAAAGCGCCATACAAAAAGCTGATCAACAAAATCGGCAACTGAAAGATTGGAGAAAGAAATGGCAAACAGAAAAGTCTGATTTGGAAACTGCCGAGCAGAAGCTACGGATTCTGGAGCAGGGTTTGCTAACCCTCCACACAAAGCAAAACTCCAAAAGAAGTGACATCAAGGATTTAGGGTTTTGTCAGCCATTTTTCGATAAAAATGCTTTGGAAATACAGCAGACTATTCAGAGAGTTCAAGATGATATCGACAAAACAGCTGATTTGCTCAATGGCATCCAAAAAATTTTGGTAGAAATCAGAAATAAACAAGCAACCAATCTAGCCAACTTAGAAACTTACAGAAAAGGACTAATAGACACAGAAAATAAGATCACCTCCCTCAAATATCAGTTTGAGGATCTCAAAAAAACTCATGGTTTTGAAGATGAAGAAAAATTGATTCAGCTCTTTCATCATTCTTTGGATGCTGATAAAGTGGAGATAGAAATTAAGAATTTTGAGCAAAGAGCTCATTTGGTGAAATCCAGAATCGAAGAGATCCAAAAAACGGAAGGTATTAAAGATTTCAATCAAGACGCTTTTGAAGAATTGAAAAATACGCTAGAAGCCAAATCCAAAGCACTAGATGTAATCAAGAAAGATTTTACGCTTCTGGATAGAGAAATCATAGAAAGCACCGAAAAGCTCAAAGAGAAGAAAAAAGTCCTTGAAACATTCGGTAAGTTAGAAAACCGAGAGAGTAACCTAAAAGAACTTGAAAAGCTCTTCAAAGGTAGTGGATTTGTGCAATACGTAAGTTCAATCTACCTAAAAGAACTCTGCAATACTGCTAATATTCGATTCAACAAACTCACCAAAAACAGTATGAGCTTGGAGATCGATGAAAATAATACTTTCTATGTGGTCGATTACCTCAATGGAGGCAAAAAGCGACTCCTCAAATCACTTTCTGGTGGTCAGACTTTTCAAGCATCATTATGCTTGGCTTTGGCGTTGGCTGAGAAAGTCAAATCACTTAATGAAGCAGATCAAAGTTTCTTCTTTTTGGATGAAGGTTTTGGTGCCTTAGATAGAAATGCTCTTCGAGTGGTCTTCGAAACCCTCAAGGCTCTTCGACACGAAAACAGAGTTGTCGGTATCATCTCCCACGTCGAAGAACTCCAACAAGAGATAGAAGTCTATGCTAAAATCGAGTTGGATGCAGAGAAAGGAAGTCAGGTGAGGTATTCTTTTTAA
- a CDS encoding metallophosphoesterase family protein produces the protein MIKILHTADWHLGKRLQDFSRMEEQKLVLEEIIQISDDQEVDLILLAGDIFDSFNPSHEAVELLYKTLRRLSKNGERPIIAISGNHDSTQFVEAPDPLAREMGIFFYSRYDSVMPIGKLDNGIEILNSESGFIEIKLPKHAEPIRIILAPYANEVLLKTYLGEEDREAELRNILEAKWRNLADQYCDKGGINLFAGHFFFVKEGEKPEPEPESERPILHVGGAQALYTSNIPTQIQYAALGHLHRYHAVSKSPFPVVYSSSPLAYSFSEADQEKRVVILKAEPNKEINYEAVPLTAGRPLYRKRFEHLADTLAWLEANPYCFVEITFATEHAIDAATRKAIMKAHDGIVNLIPEILHIKGQESLSLKVEDLGKDMVTLFKMYYKSEKGQDPNAELIDIFNEVISQNEDL, from the coding sequence ATGATCAAAATCCTTCACACCGCAGACTGGCATTTGGGCAAAAGATTGCAGGATTTTTCCAGAATGGAAGAACAAAAACTCGTCCTAGAAGAAATCATTCAAATCTCAGATGATCAAGAAGTTGATCTGATTTTGCTAGCAGGTGATATTTTTGATAGTTTCAACCCTAGCCACGAAGCTGTCGAGCTTCTCTACAAAACCTTGCGGAGATTATCCAAGAATGGAGAAAGACCGATCATCGCCATCTCAGGAAATCACGATAGCACGCAGTTTGTCGAAGCTCCGGATCCTTTAGCTAGGGAAATGGGCATTTTCTTCTACAGCAGATACGACTCGGTCATGCCAATAGGAAAACTAGACAATGGTATAGAAATTCTCAATTCTGAATCAGGATTTATAGAAATCAAACTCCCAAAACATGCAGAACCAATCCGCATCATTTTAGCTCCTTATGCCAATGAAGTCTTACTCAAAACTTATTTAGGCGAAGAAGACAGAGAAGCCGAATTGAGGAATATTCTAGAAGCAAAATGGCGAAATCTTGCTGACCAGTATTGTGACAAGGGCGGCATCAACCTATTTGCAGGGCATTTTTTCTTTGTCAAAGAAGGTGAAAAACCAGAGCCAGAACCTGAAAGTGAACGGCCCATCCTACATGTTGGCGGAGCACAGGCACTTTATACGTCCAATATTCCTACACAAATTCAATATGCTGCCTTGGGACACTTACACCGCTATCATGCGGTGAGCAAATCTCCTTTTCCAGTAGTATATTCAAGTTCTCCCCTAGCCTACTCTTTTAGCGAAGCTGATCAGGAAAAAAGGGTTGTGATCCTAAAAGCCGAACCTAATAAGGAGATCAACTACGAAGCCGTCCCACTGACAGCGGGAAGACCACTATACAGAAAACGTTTTGAGCATTTAGCCGATACGCTGGCATGGCTTGAAGCAAATCCTTATTGCTTTGTAGAAATCACCTTCGCCACCGAGCATGCCATTGACGCAGCGACGAGAAAAGCCATCATGAAAGCTCACGATGGAATTGTCAACTTGATCCCAGAGATTCTGCATATCAAAGGTCAGGAAAGCTTAAGCCTCAAAGTAGAAGATTTAGGAAAAGATATGGTGACACTTTTCAAGATGTATTACAAAAGCGAAAAAGGTCAAGATCCCAATGCGGAGTTGATCGATATTTTTAATGAAGTAATCAGCCAAAACGAAGATTTATGA
- a CDS encoding efflux RND transporter periplasmic adaptor subunit yields the protein MKHFRLFFIAAVLLTTTLSCKEEKVESQEIPTESFRGEVAATPVRVAQAEQRTFDYLINATGKIDALDQVKIVTQRGGILSELNVKEGDYVEKGKILAKLDDSEAQFRLEKAKIALKNAQATFDSEILSFNSIMSSADTLRKTSLVDQLKAKSGLFSAEIDLREAELEIQKSTIKAPISGRVADLLIKKGSLVSNGEDFMEIINTSSLELKVKVLESDINLISIGQKAEVYPVSGSSVEVTGTVRSINPKVDENGLVQVSLLVNGSKGLLPGMNARAIIRAPQSNSIVVPKQALVYRSSRAVVFTIENNESKWNYVEVGKDNGKEVEILSGIEPNSTVITTNNLQLAHQAPIQIVKD from the coding sequence ATGAAGCATTTTAGATTGTTTTTTATTGCGGCTGTACTGTTGACCACAACATTATCCTGTAAAGAGGAAAAAGTAGAAAGCCAAGAAATTCCCACAGAATCCTTTAGAGGAGAAGTAGCAGCCACCCCAGTGAGGGTCGCCCAAGCTGAACAGCGAACTTTCGATTACCTGATCAATGCGACAGGTAAAATAGATGCGCTAGATCAAGTCAAAATTGTAACGCAACGGGGAGGTATCCTTAGTGAGCTGAATGTGAAAGAAGGAGATTATGTAGAAAAAGGTAAAATTTTGGCCAAACTAGACGATTCTGAAGCACAGTTTAGACTTGAGAAAGCTAAAATTGCTTTGAAAAATGCACAAGCGACTTTTGATTCAGAAATTTTGAGTTTTAACTCAATTATGAGTTCGGCAGATACTTTAAGGAAAACAAGTTTGGTGGATCAACTCAAAGCAAAAAGTGGACTTTTTTCCGCTGAAATAGATTTGAGAGAAGCGGAATTAGAAATTCAAAAATCTACAATCAAAGCACCTATCTCAGGAAGGGTAGCAGATCTGCTGATCAAAAAAGGAAGTCTAGTTTCCAATGGAGAAGATTTCATGGAAATTATCAACACATCTTCGCTAGAATTAAAAGTAAAAGTGTTGGAATCTGATATCAACCTGATTTCAATTGGACAGAAAGCAGAAGTTTATCCTGTAAGTGGATCAAGTGTAGAGGTGACAGGAACTGTCAGAAGTATCAATCCGAAAGTAGATGAAAATGGCTTGGTTCAAGTGAGTTTATTGGTAAATGGATCCAAAGGATTATTGCCGGGAATGAATGCAAGAGCAATTATCAGAGCACCTCAAAGTAATAGCATTGTAGTTCCAAAACAAGCTTTGGTCTATCGATCTAGTAGAGCGGTGGTGTTTACCATTGAAAATAACGAATCTAAGTGGAACTATGTAGAGGTAGGCAAAGACAACGGTAAAGAAGTAGAAATACTTTCCGGAATAGAGCCTAACAGCACGGTGATCACTACCAATAACTTACAGCTTGCCCATCAAGCACCAATTCAAATCGTAAAAGATTAA
- a CDS encoding 6-bladed beta-propeller produces MPDVILSEKYIYLFDQDYSQSLYQVDYDGNVLNSIRFGNDDKLNINGINNLVVKNNKVGVVSRGSKIIWFDENLKDEKTEIMATKAHYHLPFQNGYVSFVNRINEEIDFDFVASDESGIIHTAIPIDRNEYGYVYKPYSPLAKYKDQILFTKSFNDTIFVYNEKEGLMPFTKVDFGSSTVPDDQFLKIQDAFDMMNFFNAKKHSYLSGEVYPIDDQKALIGITIKGSGKLGLWDIDKGSLVTYPSLKDDFKSNMELFQISTVSFGKTVFGVSGEYVKNSASESFKNSLEEGYEYSFFLLVLE; encoded by the coding sequence ATGCCTGATGTTATACTTTCAGAAAAATATATTTATCTATTCGACCAAGATTATTCACAATCACTTTACCAGGTTGATTATGATGGTAATGTCCTGAATTCCATTCGATTTGGCAATGATGACAAGCTCAACATTAACGGGATCAATAATCTTGTCGTTAAAAATAACAAAGTTGGAGTTGTTTCTAGGGGTTCCAAAATCATTTGGTTTGATGAAAACCTCAAAGACGAAAAAACAGAAATCATGGCCACAAAGGCCCATTATCATTTACCTTTCCAAAATGGATATGTTTCATTCGTAAACCGAATAAATGAAGAAATTGATTTTGACTTTGTAGCTTCTGATGAAAGTGGCATAATCCATACTGCTATCCCAATCGATAGAAATGAATATGGTTACGTTTACAAGCCCTATTCACCTTTAGCCAAATACAAAGATCAAATCCTATTTACAAAATCTTTCAATGATACTATTTTTGTTTACAATGAAAAAGAAGGTTTAATGCCATTTACAAAAGTTGATTTTGGGAGTAGCACAGTTCCAGATGATCAATTTTTAAAAATTCAAGATGCTTTTGATATGATGAATTTTTTCAATGCTAAAAAACACTCCTATTTATCAGGGGAGGTTTATCCAATTGATGATCAAAAAGCCCTAATTGGAATTACTATCAAAGGAAGCGGTAAATTAGGATTATGGGATATAGATAAGGGAAGTTTAGTAACATATCCAAGTTTAAAAGATGATTTCAAAAGTAATATGGAGTTATTTCAAATTAGTACCGTGAGCTTTGGCAAAACCGTCTTTGGAGTGAGTGGGGAATACGTAAAAAACAGTGCTTCAGAATCCTTTAAGAATAGTCTTGAAGAAGGATATGAATATTCGTTTTTCCTCTTAGTCTTAGAGTGA
- a CDS encoding septal ring lytic transglycosylase RlpA family protein, which produces MKKISLITGLFLFFGLTGVQAQDEIILMENVHVADSTFLIEEGIASYYGIRFHLRETANGEIYNMEKLTAAHKHLPFGTMLRVVNLRNHREVWVRVNDRLPKTSKRVIDLSKGAARELEMIQDGIVPVRLEVPDQETIVSLIDYYQENKPAGMRLRLYPEPIEFFRPEIEMFDLMLTLPGELIFSRLK; this is translated from the coding sequence ATGAAAAAAATCAGCTTAATCACAGGTTTATTTTTATTCTTTGGCTTGACAGGCGTTCAAGCTCAGGATGAGATCATTCTCATGGAGAATGTCCATGTAGCGGATTCTACTTTTTTGATTGAAGAAGGAATAGCAAGTTATTATGGAATAAGATTTCATTTGCGGGAAACGGCAAATGGTGAAATATACAATATGGAAAAGTTGACAGCAGCCCACAAGCACCTTCCTTTTGGCACCATGCTTCGTGTGGTCAATCTAAGAAATCACCGTGAAGTCTGGGTTCGGGTAAATGATCGCTTACCTAAAACATCCAAGCGTGTCATAGATTTGTCTAAAGGTGCTGCAAGGGAATTAGAAATGATTCAGGATGGGATAGTTCCTGTAAGGTTAGAAGTTCCCGATCAAGAAACCATCGTTTCGCTGATTGATTATTATCAAGAAAATAAACCAGCAGGGATGCGCTTAAGATTATATCCCGAGCCCATAGAATTTTTTAGACCAGAAATCGAAATGTTTGATTTGATGCTAACTCTCCCAGGGGAGTTGATTTTTTCGAGACTGAAGTAA